A window from Fusobacterium sp. encodes these proteins:
- the miaA gene encoding tRNA (adenosine(37)-N6)-dimethylallyltransferase MiaA, whose translation MPKGLVIAGPTGVGKTDISIKLAKLMKADIISADSAQIYKGMDIGTAKITLEEMQGIKHYMLDIAEPIKKYNVGDYQKNVDDILKEKEKEGKNIIVIGGTGLYINSITEGLSSLPTADLVLREELMKKDTDELYNELTVVDPEAAFDIHKNNRQRVERALEVFKLTGEKFSILSRRNIKGNNYSFIKIALKRDRNVLYERINMRVEIMIKTGLEKEVRELYEKYGENLKKINVIGYTQLIDYFNNNCTFEEAVENIKRDSRKYAKRQFTWFKNDPSYTWYDLDKMSEEEIVNKITSELKL comes from the coding sequence ATGCCAAAAGGGTTAGTTATAGCAGGACCTACAGGAGTAGGAAAAACAGATATATCTATTAAACTAGCAAAATTAATGAAAGCAGATATAATTTCAGCAGATTCAGCCCAAATATATAAAGGAATGGATATAGGAACAGCTAAAATCACTTTAGAAGAAATGCAAGGGATAAAACATTATATGCTTGATATAGCAGAGCCTATAAAAAAGTATAATGTAGGAGATTATCAAAAGAATGTGGATGATATATTAAAGGAGAAAGAAAAAGAAGGAAAAAATATTATTGTAATAGGAGGAACTGGATTATATATAAATTCTATAACAGAAGGGTTATCTTCTTTACCAACAGCTGATTTGGTACTTCGTGAAGAACTTATGAAAAAAGACACAGATGAACTATATAATGAACTTACTGTTGTAGACCCAGAAGCCGCATTTGATATACATAAAAACAATAGACAAAGAGTAGAACGAGCTCTTGAAGTATTCAAACTTACAGGAGAAAAATTTTCAATTCTATCCAGAAGAAATATAAAGGGAAATAATTACAGTTTTATAAAAATAGCATTGAAAAGAGATAGGAATGTTCTTTATGAAAGAATAAACATGAGAGTGGAAATAATGATAAAAACAGGTCTGGAGAAAGAAGTAAGAGAATTGTATGAAAAATATGGAGAAAATTTAAAAAAAATAAATGTCATAGGTTATACACAATTAATAGATTATTTTAACAATAACTGTACCTTTGAAGAAGCAGTGGAAAATATTAAAAGAGATTCAAGGAAATATGCTAAAAGACAGTTTACATGGTTTAAAAATGATCCATCATATACATGGTATGATTTAGATAAAATGAGCGAAGAAGAAATAGTAAATAAAATAACATCTGAATTAAAGTTATGA
- a CDS encoding STAS domain-containing protein: MVENFDIIEKNVGDIKVIKVVGELDALVAPKLKERITKLVEMDTIKFIIDFEDLVHINSLAMGILRGKLRVVKEIGGDIKLIKLNENIKTIFEMIGLDEIFEIYETEDEAVESFK, from the coding sequence ATGGTAGAGAATTTTGATATAATTGAAAAAAATGTTGGGGATATAAAAGTTATAAAAGTAGTTGGAGAATTAGATGCTCTGGTAGCTCCAAAATTAAAAGAAAGAATAACAAAACTTGTTGAAATGGACACAATAAAATTCATAATTGATTTTGAAGATTTAGTTCACATAAACAGTTTAGCTATGGGAATTCTAAGAGGGAAATTAAGAGTGGTAAAAGAAATAGGTGGGGATATAAAACTTATAAAATTAAATGAAAATATTAAAACTATATTTGAAATGATAGGATTAGATGAGATATTTGAAATATATGAAACAGAAGATGAAGCAGTGGAAAGTTTTAAATAA
- a CDS encoding ATP-binding protein → MKNIIRMSIPSSLENLSLIRALVKTYLEVQHINEKDIFQLLSVVDELSTNVVEHGYKYKPGDIILEIQKSNDIIQLIVEDNGIGFDEEKLSKEEGGMGLYIARTIADNFKIEKKLNGTLFKIEKRIKEAV, encoded by the coding sequence GTGAAAAATATCATTAGGATGTCAATCCCATCTTCTTTAGAGAATTTATCTCTTATTAGAGCTTTGGTAAAAACTTATTTAGAAGTTCAACATATAAATGAGAAAGATATATTTCAATTGTTGTCTGTTGTAGATGAACTTTCAACAAATGTGGTAGAACATGGATATAAGTATAAACCAGGAGACATTATTCTAGAAATACAGAAGTCAAATGATATAATACAATTGATAGTAGAAGATAATGGAATAGGTTTTGATGAGGAAAAATTAAGTAAAGAAGAAGGTGGAATGGGGCTATATATAGCGAGAACCATAGCTGATAATTTTAAAATTGAAAAAAAGTTAAATGGAACACTTTTTAAGATAGAAAAGAGAATTAAGGAGGCTGTATAA
- the rny gene encoding ribonuclease Y, producing the protein MNIGISIGLVIIGLSIIISLMYKKSVIDKKINELNDLEDEVTKSKIKAKEIIELAEKEASAKGKEIELKAKEHVYQLKEEAEKEIKNSKNELLQKEARLTKKEETLDNKIEKLEVKSQELERTTEELELKREEIDKIRLQQENELERISGLSKVEARDILIAKLRDDLTHETAVAIKEFESKLEDEKDRISRRILSTSIGKASADYVVDATVSVVNLPNDEMKGRIIGREGRNIRAIEALTGVDIIIDDTPEAVVLSSFDGVKREIARIAIEKLITDGRIHPGKIEEVVNKAKKEIEKEIVDAGEEALIELGIPAMHPEVIRTLGRLKFRTSYGQNVLTHSIEVAKLSANLAAEIGADTELAKRAGLLHDVGKVLENDIEASHAIIGGEFLRKFGEKSDVINAVMAHHNEVEFETVEAILVQAADAISASRPGARRETLTAYLKRLENLEEIANSFNGVESSYAIQAGREIRIIINPDSISDDAATKMSRDVAKKIEETMQYPGQIKVTIVRETRAVEYAK; encoded by the coding sequence ATGAATATAGGAATAAGTATAGGATTAGTAATAATCGGACTTAGTATCATCATTTCACTGATGTATAAAAAGTCTGTTATAGATAAAAAAATAAATGAGTTAAATGATTTAGAGGATGAAGTTACAAAATCAAAAATAAAAGCTAAAGAGATAATAGAATTAGCTGAAAAAGAAGCATCAGCTAAAGGAAAAGAAATAGAGCTTAAAGCTAAAGAACATGTATATCAATTAAAAGAAGAAGCTGAAAAAGAGATTAAAAATTCTAAAAATGAACTTCTTCAAAAGGAAGCAAGACTTACTAAGAAAGAGGAAACTCTGGATAATAAGATAGAAAAATTAGAAGTTAAAAGTCAAGAACTTGAAAGAACTACAGAAGAACTTGAATTAAAAAGAGAAGAAATAGATAAAATAAGATTACAGCAAGAGAATGAGCTGGAGAGAATATCTGGACTTTCAAAAGTAGAAGCAAGAGATATTCTTATAGCAAAATTAAGGGATGATCTTACTCATGAAACTGCTGTAGCCATCAAAGAGTTTGAAAGTAAACTTGAAGATGAAAAAGATAGAATATCTAGAAGAATACTTTCAACTTCTATAGGAAAAGCATCAGCTGATTACGTAGTAGATGCGACTGTTTCAGTTGTAAATCTTCCTAATGATGAAATGAAAGGAAGAATAATTGGAAGAGAAGGAAGAAATATAAGAGCTATTGAAGCTTTAACAGGTGTAGACATTATAATAGATGATACTCCAGAGGCAGTTGTACTTTCTAGTTTTGATGGAGTAAAAAGAGAAATAGCAAGAATAGCAATTGAAAAACTTATTACTGATGGAAGAATTCATCCAGGTAAAATTGAAGAAGTAGTAAATAAAGCTAAAAAAGAAATAGAAAAAGAAATAGTAGATGCTGGAGAAGAAGCATTAATTGAATTAGGAATACCAGCAATGCACCCTGAAGTAATAAGAACTTTAGGAAGATTAAAATTTAGAACAAGTTATGGGCAAAATGTACTTACTCACTCAATAGAGGTAGCAAAATTGTCAGCTAATTTAGCAGCTGAGATAGGTGCAGATACAGAATTGGCAAAAAGAGCAGGACTTTTACACGATGTAGGAAAAGTTCTTGAAAATGATATAGAAGCTTCTCATGCTATTATTGGTGGAGAATTTTTAAGAAAATTTGGAGAAAAATCAGATGTAATAAATGCTGTTATGGCTCATCACAATGAAGTTGAATTTGAAACAGTGGAAGCTATACTTGTACAGGCAGCAGATGCTATATCAGCATCAAGACCAGGTGCAAGAAGAGAAACTCTTACTGCTTATCTAAAGAGATTAGAAAATCTTGAAGAAATAGCTAACTCATTTAATGGAGTGGAATCATCTTATGCTATACAAGCTGGAAGAGAGATTAGAATAATAATCAATCCAGATTCTATAAGTGATGATGCAGCTACTAAAATGTCTAGAGATGTAGCTAAAAAAATAGAGGAAACGATGCAGTATCCTGGACAGATAAAAGTTACTATTGTTAGAGAAACTAGAGCAGTAGAATACGCTAAATAA